In Lycium barbarum isolate Lr01 chromosome 9, ASM1917538v2, whole genome shotgun sequence, the DNA window ATGAATGACCATGTTCTGTGCTATATAGGTCAATTGTGAACCCTCCTAAACATGAAAATAATGCTTGTTCTCTTTGAGATTTTATTAGAAACTAGCTGCTATCCAAGTCACTGACGTGAAAATTTGCACTTCAGCTTCAATATTTGCGGGTCAAGGACAATGTCTCAAGTTCTGGCAGTTAATGTTGCTTGTTCCAGGGCACGGATACAATTCTAGTGGTTGAGGATCGACATAAAAGCTTGACGCAGGTTTTCTATTTGGAGAAGTGAATCAGGAAATCGACTATATTTCCTCGAATGTCACAATTTTATATACATTTTTGGGTGATTTTGATGTCTTTGCGGTTGTTAGTTTCTAATTGGTCTATTAGATATCCATCTCTACGAAAGGACATTGTCTTGCAAGACGTCTATTTTAACTTACAATGGCCACATATTGGATGTGATCATTACAGTATGCTATATTaccccctccgtcccaatttgtgTGTCTTGATGCCCCTAATCACTAGCAATAGCACGAATCATAAGCTACGGCACGCGAAGGAATGGTTCCATGAATCATGGGTGGATCTTAACAGATTTCCCATCAGAGGACTGCACTttttgcttttcgagagtcaatttgacgaaactttgaagctaaattggattagattagcttaatattttaagattaaaatctATATATTTTGAGAACTCCATAAAAAAATACTATAATTTGCAATTTTTATATATCAatttgatgaaaaaatacatcATAAAATGTTAACCATTATATGACTACCATTTGGTTTTGTAACCCCCAAGCCGTCCGTAGCCCGTTAGTCTTTGAATCCAAAAAGAACACAAAAAGCGGCTAAGAAATCACTTCAAATGAAGAAATTTAGAATAGTATTATAATTGGTCGAATTCGAATTTAAGAAATCACTTCAAATGAAGAAATTTAGAATAGTATTATAATTGGTCGAATTCGAATTAGAATAGTATTATAATAGAAGCTTTCAATGAATGATCGAAATaaccattttaaaaaataaatattatttagAATTCAAGATGAAAGAAATCCGTTGCTATCAAAGTATCCAGTAATTCGCCCTCCTCTCGTAACACAACATAGCTAGCTCCTGTACGGATTTTCTGTATCTTGCAGATCCTCCTCAATACAGCAGCAAAAGCACCCTTCGCCTGCGTCAAATTAGTTAATAAAATCACGTAAGTTAAGGAGGAATGTACCATATCTCAAGAAGTAAAAGGAGTCGCAAAACTTGGGTGATACTGAAGACATCTGATTGTGCTTTACATTTTTGGGGTGCTTATTCACTAGATTAACTCAAATATGAAGAGGCTCAGATGCTATGAGCAATCTTGTCAGCAGCAAAAGTTtcaatttagtattttttttttttaaggattccCTGAAAGGTATGGGGGTCGAGGATTAAGGCGGAAGGTTAGTAGATAGCCGAGTGTTGTTGCATTTAGTGTGGGAGAGGTAGGGGGCTAGCCTCCTCTTCACTTCTCCTTATTAGTAGTATTTTAGTAATTGCGTAGTTTCTTTTTCTTCAGTGTTTATTACTATCTGCTGCTTCATTTCATCTGTATCCTATTTTTTTGTTGTCTTATTTTCTTGCAACCATGCTTcaatttcttcttttcttttgagccttgggtctatcagaaacaatctctcaaccccacaaaggtaggctaaggtctgcgtacatcctaccctccccagaccctgtCTTGTGGGATCACACTTGTGTGTTGTTGCTGCTGCTCCCTGCATTTACAAGCCTAATCTATAGGTCAGTGAGCCACAATAAGCAAATTGTCTCGACAAGTTGTCATACCTCTTTAGATTTTAAACGAGATCTAAATTGTAGGACAAGATCCGCTGTGCTCACTGATTTTCCCTGCAACAGAAAAGCTCTAATTTCATCTTCAGTAATAGGACCTGTGGCAGGACTTGGAGCAGTCATCGCATCCTGCACAATAGGAAGAGAAGGAGATCAACATTAGTATAATAAGAGAAAAGAAATAATCCCTCCTTAGAAAATCAAGGATAGTAGTGGGCTTTGTTAAACAGTACAGGTGAGTTACCTGCAAAGGAGGTAACAATCAACTTCAAGATTTAGAGTTTTCTTCTCCTAGATTCTTTAAACTAAGAGGACCACAAATGGTTTTCTAGGTGGGTGTGAAACTTGAGATGCCTTGACAGCATCCAATTTTCATGCAAAGAACACACCATgacaaaagcaaataaaaatcaCTTTGTGGTTTCCACATTTCCACTACATTCACGTTGTGGATATGTTGAGTCTTAGAGAGGTCCAACATTCCCCCTTCGTATAACATTATTTGTGAAACGTTATTAGTTTCACAATTGTTCTATTGAACACCCTATCACCTAGTACTCCTGAAGCACTCCTCTATTAGGTCATTCATTTTTATTCTCTTTGTTACATCTTTGTCTTTTCATGCCATTCTCCAGAAAGACTATGCCAAAGTATCTAAATTGTCGGTATTTAAGAACCACAATCAGGTCTAATCTCATTTCACTTTCATTCATCTTGTAGAGGATAACTTTCAAAGTCTTCAATCTGCTTCTACTTATCATGAGTCATGACACTTTCATGCCCCATGGAACTTCTCCAGAGTTTAACTTTTTGTTAACATAGCTACTTATGTCAATTAACATAATACCATCTGCAAATTGAATGCTTCATGAACCCTCTTTACGTATACTATTGGTTACCTCATCCATGCTCAGGACAAAGTACAGACTCAATACAAATAATTGCTTCTGGCAAACTCCATATGTCCTCCACTATTCTCACATTTGTTCCCGCTACTTTGTACATATCTTTTAAAAAACATGTATCTTTCTTCCTTCTCCAGCACTCCCCAAGGGTTGATGAATTTCACTCTTATCATATAAATTGCGCACCAGGAAGCCTTATATAAAGGATTCGCTAGCATGAAGGTTAAGTGGAGTATAGTGTCCTTTCTCTCCCTATAAATTTTGCTTGAACGTCTTATGAAAGCCTTTGTTGTAAATCAACCAGGCATAAACCCAAACTCAAACCGGTTCTCTGTCACCCTTATAATATCTCTAAGTCTATACTTCATTGCTCTTTCACAATGCTTCTTTGCGTGACTCATAAATTTAATACCACGACTGTTCATTCAGGCTCAACATGATTAAATGTTAAAGCTGGCTCTTTCACAATGCTTCTTTGCGTGACTCATAAATTTAATACCACGACAGTTCATTCAGTGGAGGAGACACATATCCACTAACAGAGAACCTAAGGTTGTTTAACACATTTCACCTCTTTCATCTGCTAAATGCATCAGCCTTCACAAAGTTAATATCAGTCATGCTCGTGAAATAATTGCATTCATGCAATTGAACCTGTAATTTCATCTATAATCCCAAGCAATAAATCCAGGATGATTCTAAGTGAATACATGAACTAGTTGCACAACAAATTACAGAAAAATCATGACAGAACAGACATAGCCCAAACCTTATCCATAGTGAAAGAATCAAGAATAGACCACTCATTCCTTCATCTTCTCCAACACATTAGTTGAGAAACTAGTGCATTTTAATAACAGAAAAAAAGATTAAACCCGCTATTTTCCCCCCCTCAGAATTTGTGAGCTAAAGGCACAAAAACTAGTGCAATCGGGACAGCTATTCACTTAGCCGAAACCTTTCTGGAGTGTGAACATTGAATTTTATAGAGAAGCAGAAGGGTGTCATATTTGCTTCTCAAACACATGTTACTCATTAATAAATGTACCTCAATGAAACAAGTTTTAGTCTCACTAGGTTATACAATAGGGCCTGTGTTCCTCATTATTCTCTTATCCTATCCTTGTCAGGTCTCAGAAAATCTTAACAAAAACAAGGACCTAGTTCACACATTAAATCAATATTATCTCAAGACAAAATTGTCGATCCTGGTGTGACAAACAGTTATGTTTTTCTTTTGTGAAaaccgtggtgtccgggccagcttgtGTGCACCACCCACCTGCGACAGTATAATGATGTGAAAGTGTTAGACTGGACATGGAGTTTTAGAGaaaaagaagatttttgaaacttatGGTTTAAATTTTTGATACTATAAAtgatttcattaaggataaaatggaAAGACTGAAATTAAATTGGTTCTAAATACGGaaaaatgtcattcttttttggacTAACTAAAAGGGGAAGAGtgacaataacaataataataacaacaacaacaacaacagtgaTATAATAGGGGCTCTTTATATTTTAGAGGCATATAAAGCTATGATAAGGTCAAAATACTCCTAGAAAAGCAATAGGTTCCAAACCAACGTACTAACAAGAATAAAACCTATTACTAACTAGTAGATATCATTTATATGGATCTTATTCTTTTATTGTATGCTATCTTTAGCTAAGTCTACATTGTTCTTAGGAATTGTAGGTCTTTCGAGACAACTTCCTTCCTTGTGATTTTCGGTCTACCTCGTACCCTTTTTAACATCATCACTCACCATAATTCACGCCTATGAACTGGTATAAGTCGATGCAGGACATGAACATACCATCTCAAGCGAATTTCTCTCATCTATCCTCAATACATGCTGCTTGCACCTTCTGACATATGTGATCATATTGAAGCCtgcttatataaatataacaAAGAAGTGCAAAAAGAAAGGTGAAGAAATTACATGGTGGCAGAAGCTCTTGATCTCGTTGGGAGAAAAGGAGGAAAGGATAATGTGCTTGGGTTAAATGAAAGATAAAAGGGGGGAAGGATTAATATACTGACAATACCTACCTATATGTGTGTCAAACATCTTCTACCAAATCATCATTACTAATTTACTACAATgtttgaaaaaaagaagaaaacatcAATCCGTCTTTATTCAACAAAAGATGAAGGTCCATTTTTAACAAAGGAATCCTACAGAACAAAAAAGTTAATCTATTTGGATTAAACATTATCTTTAATAATCAATTCTCCAAAAATAACACACATTTGAGTGACAAAATATTCCTATCTTCTCGGAGGAGGACTAAAAATTGGTTGCTTCTGCCATACAAACTTATACTATTACGTGGCACAAGCAAAATGCATATCCACAAAGTTTTGAATTTCTCAACTACAACAATGAAACCACTAGCATTTACTTAGTGTTACTTCACTCTCAATCAGCACCATCAAACTCAAATACACTGATATCTTTGCAGAAGCAAAACCTAGCGTATGTCCACCTAGCCAATTGCTTTCAAACAGAAAGAAAGACCATAACGCTTCAAAACCCAAAGGCACTAgaaaaaaatctctattttcccaCTAATTTTCCACTGAAAAATGTTCGGTGGGAAAAACCAATGTAGTAGTGTTTCCACACAGAAAAATTAGGAAGTTTTCCAGCGTTTCAATGGTAACTTATTTCCCACCATGCGTTTTTCCAGTGAGTAGTGAGTTGGTTCCCTTAGAATGAAGTGGGAAAGTCACGTTTTATAGCACTAATTTCCCACTGAATATCGGTTGGAAAAACCTCTCTTTCTAGTAGTGAGGACTGAGGAGTCCACAAAATTTTGGCAAACACTCCGACAAACTACTAGCATCTATCAATTATGTCTCGATCCCAAACTAGTTGGGATCGAGAATATGAAAACTCAATACAAACTACCTGCACTGGGTCCAAGCGAGTGGCCTAGTGGTTGGTATgtgaaccatgaggtctcaggttcaaatctcagagagagaaaaaaaaaaactaggtgaTTTATTAGTAACTGTCCAGCCCTTACTGACCAAGAAAACAAAAAACTGCCCGCACCATGTCTTTAGTTTAAACTTAACAGAAAATTAACTCCAAGAGGAGCACTGGCCACAATTGAGacattaattaaccatgatgAAGTAATAAAATTTTATGTACGTAATATACAAATGTTATGTATTGATTTATTTAGAGCAAACAGAGGTAATTTTTTTCGCAGATAGTGTCTCCATTCGTGAATCGTGATCACCTCATTCGAATAGCAAATAATTAGATAGAGAAACCCAAGATTTAGTACTCATGCGATGTTCAAAATAGTTGGAAAACATACTATAATCATTGGAGTGCTGCCGTCGTTGCACATGTCACCGGTTTCATCCATGTTTTTGCCGATCAAATTGCATGCGAGTTGAAGGGAAAGGCGGTTATTTATAGATGGAGTattttctgcttctgttttcattACCCCTCAAGTTTGGGAAATTGCTCTTTGAACAATAGCATCGTGTTGGACAATAGCATCTTTTGAAAACTTTATTTTTGTCCTTATCTAAAAATTCTTTTTTTGTGTGCGTGTGTTAACGGTTAAATCAAGAGCAATCATGTATTGCTCTTGACGTGGTGCTCCTGGAATTTCGGGAATGTTAGAGACAATGGATTTATTTGTAAATTGAGTGTATACATAATGTAGCTATTTTGTATGATCATGCATAAACAATGTATCTATACTCTATGATAGTGTTTAATCATTAAAGTTTGGTAGACTTGAAAAGAAACATGCATTGGATACTTTTATGAATATAAGTTTTATATTGTTTATACTGTTTGTGAACGTACAATATATTCGATACTCTATTAAGGTTTTTGCTCTAAATTCATAATTCTCTGTTATGCAGGAGGCAGGAGCATCAAGTCAAGAGCAATACGCGATCTTTGTCCAAATGGACGAGTACAAAATTCATAAGAATCCAATTATAATGAGatcaatataaaataaaaatagggGAAATCAACACAAAATACCCATAAAAGACAAAATATTTACCCTTGTCTGCCGTATACCCTCTAGAATTGAGGCCTCAATTACTCCGTCAGTTACCCAATTGTTCCCAACTCCTTTTTCTTTTGGTTTGTTTCCTAatctcctttttttattttttttagacaACTGTTTGTCTCcattttttgttattttatttgttttctctctctcttttttttcgtttagtttatcttttttttttttttggttcttctTCATTTTTGTCTTTTATAGAATACAAAAATAAAGTATTAACTAAGTAATTTTAtattaataaaatataaaaaattaaataattagacTACAACAAGAAATAATATATAAAACATACTAAAGTCACTAACTTATTTATTGAAatttaaattaataaaaaatataattttataattttttctcttttgcaaataaaaacaaaagttatctgtatatatataatatgactTCAATTTTTTTGTAATTGTTTTTATAACTTGCTAAAA includes these proteins:
- the LOC132611321 gene encoding transcription initiation factor IIF subunit alpha-like isoform X2 — encoded protein: MKTEAENTPSINNRLSLQLACNLIGKNMDETGDMCNDGSTPMIIDAMTAPSPATGPITEDEIRAFLLQGKSVSTADLVLQFRSRLKSKEAKGAFAAVLRRICKIQKIRTGASYVVLREEGELLDTLIATDFFHLEF
- the LOC132611321 gene encoding uncharacterized protein LOC132611321 isoform X1, coding for MKTEAENTPSINNRLSLQLACNLIGKNMDETGDMCNDGSTPMIIDAMTAPSPATGPITEDEIRAFLLQGKSVSTADLVLQFRSRLKSKEGAAATTHKCDPTRQGLGRAKGAFAAVLRRICKIQKIRTGASYVVLREEGELLDTLIATDFFHLEF